A window of the Desulforapulum autotrophicum HRM2 genome harbors these coding sequences:
- a CDS encoding cytochrome c3 family protein produces the protein MEIILASLTFLTLVVLVVLVGTKGRPLTLVSQFKLFSAQVRENKIQLFVLSTLVILLALFAYFYYIMPNVNAGPTQPIAFSHRLHAGNKKIDCRFCHSYVDRSPHPGIPPVEKCLYCHNFIIPNHPEIRKEHAYFNTQTPTPWEKVFYVPEHVMFNHERHIKREIQCEACHGDVAGTDRLKLHEFKMGFCIQCHRKEKANLDCWLSCHN, from the coding sequence ATGGAAATAATACTGGCATCCCTGACTTTTCTGACCCTGGTGGTTCTGGTGGTTCTGGTGGGAACCAAGGGCCGCCCCCTGACCCTTGTTTCCCAGTTTAAGTTGTTTTCAGCCCAGGTGCGGGAGAACAAAATCCAGCTGTTTGTTTTAAGCACCCTGGTCATCCTGCTGGCCCTGTTTGCCTATTTTTATTATATCATGCCCAATGTGAATGCCGGGCCGACCCAGCCCATCGCTTTCAGCCACAGGCTCCATGCCGGCAACAAAAAGATTGACTGCCGTTTCTGCCATTCCTATGTGGACCGGTCGCCCCATCCCGGGATTCCGCCCGTGGAAAAATGCCTGTACTGCCACAACTTTATTATTCCCAACCACCCGGAAATAAGAAAAGAGCATGCGTATTTTAATACTCAGACGCCCACACCGTGGGAAAAAGTTTTTTATGTGCCCGAACATGTCATGTTCAACCATGAACGCCATATAAAACGAGAAATCCAGTGTGAAGCCTGCCACGGGGATGTCGCAGGAACCGACCGGCTTAAGCTTCACGAATTTAAAATGGGGTTTTGTATCCAATGTCACAGGAAGGAAAAAGCCAACCTGGACTGCTGGCTGTCCTGTCATAATTAA
- a CDS encoding polysulfide reductase NrfD has translation MTSMDPALPEGTALTEPSAPLKKSVFLIPALVAGGGFLFFIFMAAGSHPEKAWLAYLTNFMFFTILSCGGLLFSTLMHVTKARWSHTFAAVAEAFSAFFPVSFLLFLFLFIGEDHVFPWMGQNLHGKEVWLNPQFLFVRDGAAFLILYGLGFGYLYNSLKFRLKTAPKDTRLKTFLFNRFEQSLHDTETIRHRMTVLGVWYMFAFAMCLSLVGFDLVMSADPHWYSTLFGAYTFIKAIYAGFGAIILLVSILHLTPRVPFTLTPAQLADMSTLFFGFSIVWGDFFYSQFVVIWYGNIPEETAYIIERTMTLPWSYLAWTVFIGCFILPFIILLSRKIKQSPRIMIVISSCVLAGLWIEHFLLLGPSFLEHDPGVFPIGISAIIISLGFFGLMIISIIAYFKQFPEALKPGSGEVVQWK, from the coding sequence ATGACGTCCATGGATCCGGCATTACCAGAAGGTACGGCATTAACAGAACCGTCCGCACCTTTGAAAAAGAGTGTGTTCCTCATTCCTGCACTGGTTGCCGGTGGGGGATTTCTATTTTTCATTTTCATGGCTGCAGGCAGTCACCCGGAAAAAGCCTGGCTGGCTTACCTGACAAATTTCATGTTTTTTACCATCCTCTCCTGCGGGGGGCTTTTGTTCTCCACCCTCATGCACGTTACCAAGGCCCGCTGGAGCCACACCTTTGCGGCTGTTGCAGAGGCCTTTTCCGCCTTTTTCCCGGTTTCCTTTTTGCTGTTTCTCTTTCTTTTCATCGGAGAGGACCACGTATTTCCATGGATGGGACAAAATCTCCACGGCAAGGAGGTGTGGCTGAATCCTCAGTTTTTATTTGTCCGGGACGGTGCAGCGTTTCTAATTCTCTACGGCCTTGGGTTTGGTTACCTGTACAACTCACTTAAATTCAGATTAAAGACCGCCCCGAAAGATACCCGGCTGAAGACATTTTTATTCAACCGGTTTGAACAAAGCCTGCATGACACTGAAACCATCCGGCACCGGATGACGGTTTTGGGTGTCTGGTACATGTTTGCCTTTGCAATGTGCCTGTCGCTCGTGGGATTTGATCTGGTCATGAGCGCGGACCCCCACTGGTATTCCACCCTGTTTGGTGCCTACACTTTTATCAAAGCCATCTATGCCGGGTTCGGCGCCATTATCCTTTTAGTATCCATTCTTCACCTGACCCCAAGGGTTCCCTTTACCCTTACCCCGGCCCAGCTGGCCGACATGAGCACGCTTTTTTTCGGCTTCAGCATTGTATGGGGGGACTTTTTCTACTCCCAGTTCGTGGTCATCTGGTACGGAAACATTCCTGAAGAAACCGCCTATATCATTGAACGGACCATGACCCTTCCATGGAGTTATCTTGCCTGGACGGTTTTTATCGGCTGCTTTATCCTGCCGTTTATCATCCTTTTGAGCCGGAAAATCAAACAATCCCCCAGGATCATGATCGTCATCAGTTCCTGCGTACTGGCAGGACTCTGGATCGAACATTTTCTACTTCTCGGCCCCAGTTTCCTTGAACACGATCCAGGTGTATTTCCCATCGGCATCAGTGCAATCATCATTAGCCTTGGATTCTTCGGACTCATGATTATTTCCATTATCGCCTATTTCAAACAATTTCCTGAAGCATTGAAACCCGGTTCAGGGGAGGTGGTTCAATGGAAATAA
- a CDS encoding DUF3341 domain-containing protein: MSADAIIVTGLYQNQEETLAAVEKIQAEGFTVTEVHSPIPSNALARALGTKKSRIGWFTLTGGIIGFISGFSLAVFTATRWSLIVSGKPIISWIPFFVIAFELTILFAVLGNVLGIVTQVGLPDPDYEKNYDPECSGSLYGIEVASTPENAECLKDLLVHTGSIKKQRENK; the protein is encoded by the coding sequence ATGAGCGCAGATGCCATCATTGTCACAGGTCTTTATCAAAACCAGGAAGAAACCCTGGCGGCTGTGGAGAAAATACAGGCCGAGGGCTTCACTGTCACCGAAGTGCACAGCCCTATTCCCAGCAACGCCCTTGCCCGGGCCCTGGGCACAAAAAAAAGCAGGATCGGGTGGTTTACCCTGACCGGCGGAATCATTGGATTTATTTCCGGGTTTTCCCTTGCCGTGTTCACGGCCACCCGTTGGAGCCTCATTGTCAGTGGAAAGCCTATTATCTCCTGGATACCGTTTTTTGTCATCGCTTTTGAGCTCACCATTTTGTTTGCCGTGCTGGGCAATGTCCTGGGCATTGTGACCCAGGTGGGGCTTCCTGACCCAGACTATGAAAAAAATTATGACCCGGAATGTTCAGGTTCTCTGTATGGGATTGAAGTGGCTTCAACCCCCGAAAATGCGGAATGCCTGAAAGATCTCCTCGTCCATACAGGGTCTATAAAAAAACAAAGGGAAAACAAATGA
- the nrfD gene encoding NrfD/PsrC family molybdoenzyme membrane anchor subunit: MSSTSQLTFETINTTVLNTLTRPGKAYWCIIALMFCGAVMGASCWAYQIFVGVGVAGMNTPVHWGTYLINFVFWVGIAHSGTLISAILFLFRAGWRNPIARAAETMTVFAVCIAGLFPFIHLGRAWLVFYMLPLPNQRTLWPNFQSPLMFDVIAISTYLTVSSLFWYTGLIPDLAIIRDRSEGVRKKIFKVLSLGWSGKTGQWMNYSRAYLLFAGLATPLVISVHSVVSWDFALSVIPGWHTTIFAPYFVAGAIHSGLAMVLTLSIPLRKILKYEALITMDVLESIAKTIVFTGIIVGFAYGTELFIAWYSRNTIEMETFWWRAFGHYAPEYWIMVVCNTVIPLLYLSKKIRTHVIPLFVISIFVNIGMWFERFVIIAGSVAHDFLPNAWGHYRPTWVEGGIMVGAFCLFFFLFLLFVKHLPSVSMTEMKEMIHHKTE, encoded by the coding sequence ATGTCTTCTACGTCTCAATTGACCTTTGAAACAATCAACACCACGGTCCTGAACACGCTGACCCGTCCGGGAAAGGCCTATTGGTGCATCATCGCCCTGATGTTCTGCGGGGCAGTCATGGGCGCGTCCTGCTGGGCCTACCAGATCTTTGTGGGTGTGGGCGTGGCCGGCATGAACACACCGGTCCACTGGGGCACCTATCTGATCAACTTTGTCTTCTGGGTGGGAATTGCCCATTCCGGCACCCTGATTTCCGCCATCTTGTTCCTGTTCAGGGCAGGATGGAGAAACCCCATTGCCAGGGCTGCTGAGACCATGACCGTCTTTGCCGTGTGCATTGCAGGGCTTTTTCCCTTCATCCACCTGGGCCGTGCCTGGCTGGTGTTTTATATGCTGCCCCTTCCCAACCAGCGGACGTTGTGGCCCAACTTTCAATCGCCCCTGATGTTTGACGTTATTGCCATCAGTACCTATCTCACCGTGAGCAGTCTTTTCTGGTATACCGGCCTTATCCCGGATTTGGCCATTATCAGGGACAGGTCTGAAGGGGTACGCAAAAAGATCTTCAAGGTTCTCTCCCTTGGATGGTCCGGGAAAACCGGTCAATGGATGAACTATTCAAGGGCCTATCTGTTGTTTGCAGGCCTTGCCACCCCCCTGGTTATTTCCGTCCACAGTGTGGTGTCCTGGGACTTTGCCCTGAGCGTGATACCCGGCTGGCACACCACCATTTTTGCCCCCTACTTTGTGGCCGGCGCCATCCATTCAGGCCTTGCCATGGTGCTGACCCTGAGCATTCCCCTGAGGAAAATTCTCAAGTACGAAGCGCTGATCACCATGGACGTACTTGAAAGCATCGCAAAAACCATTGTTTTTACCGGCATCATTGTCGGCTTTGCCTATGGCACTGAATTGTTCATCGCCTGGTACAGCCGCAACACCATTGAGATGGAAACCTTCTGGTGGCGCGCCTTTGGCCATTATGCACCCGAATACTGGATCATGGTGGTCTGCAACACCGTCATCCCACTCTTGTATTTATCCAAAAAAATCAGAACCCACGTCATTCCTCTGTTCGTCATCTCGATTTTTGTCAATATCGGCATGTGGTTTGAGCGGTTCGTCATCATCGCCGGCAGCGTTGCCCATGACTTTCTGCCCAATGCCTGGGGGCATTACCGTCCCACATGGGTTGAGGGGGGCATCATGGTGGGGGCTTTCTGCCTTTTCTTTTTCCTGTTTCTGCTGTTTGTCAAGCACCTGCCATCGGTTTCCATGACTGAAATGAAAGAAATGATACATCACAAAACGGAGTAA
- a CDS encoding 4Fe-4S dicluster domain-containing protein, translating to MDRRTFLKTAGIGSISVAYGCKSDYDKNIFSLVTAPEDFITGQAVWYATTCTECPAGCGILAKNREGRVIKLEGNPAHPVNQGKLCIRGQAALQSVYDPDRLLTPQLKTGQTFKPISFDQAVDILKQRMQAASERGNNRVKLLTGITSDPLCALLSTTLEAFGAGPAAVYEPFAHDALRKAHEAIFSKPMLPSFHMEKADFILGFGADFIETWLSPVEYIRKFKSMHSLDNGSKGMFVHAGPYMSLTAANADKFIPITAGTEYMVALGLIRQILETRTPDHQSDQRLAHLPAPFVKELAAVVKTYKADIVQEYTGFPAADQKHLAESLLASHSPLVLGSTGTTADTSFALEMAVTLLNLLLDKDLSLYDFEQRHALEKVMTAKQTADLFKTAVTDPTDLFLFYNTNPLFTFPENTDLTEIFNRKEIFKVSFSNFMDETSQNADLVFPVQLSLETWDSYESNTACISTLQPAMGRLTQAPCLGDVFLDLSDGERKFEDYYQYLADYLYTNMAEKSKAAFIETIQAGGIFHSSSKSGAGRPPLDPGSIQALKRALDSIEPSEAPELKFLAVPSIRLYDGRGANKSWLNEIPDPVTSIAWETMVMIHPATLEGHGFAHGDILTIESGDHAITAPVYSYQGVAPGVMVMQTGQGHKAYGRYAAGFGSSPIDLLSGSLETSDFLAYLITPSSVKQTGRVEALPQTDGSRSQYKRKIALSMTVGNSHGESAGHGASDGHGESDGHGGKAGGGLDMNQFPLTLPTKEGYDKKRDVYAAHDHVGYRWGMIVDLDKCVGCGSCVAACYAENNIGVVGKEQIINGREMAWLRIERYQDQNIEDRLIFLPMMCQHCDDAPCESVCPVYAPHHSKEGLNNQVYNRCIGTRFCAQNCPYKVRKFNWFDWERPKPLNLQLNPDVTVRSKGIMEKCSFCIQRIKKAHDHAKNENREIRDGEIQPACVQTCPAGALTFGNFLDKNSAVSRLARDLRAYQVLGYLNTKPAVIYLKKVVQEL from the coding sequence ATGGATAGGCGAACATTTCTCAAGACCGCTGGAATCGGAAGCATCTCAGTTGCCTATGGCTGCAAGTCAGACTATGATAAAAACATTTTTTCCCTGGTAACGGCCCCGGAAGATTTTATTACAGGGCAGGCAGTCTGGTATGCCACAACCTGCACGGAATGCCCGGCTGGATGCGGTATCCTTGCAAAAAACCGCGAAGGCCGCGTCATTAAACTCGAAGGTAATCCCGCCCATCCGGTGAACCAGGGAAAGCTGTGCATCCGGGGACAGGCAGCCCTGCAGTCTGTATATGATCCAGACAGGCTGTTGACGCCCCAGCTCAAGACCGGCCAGACATTTAAACCCATCTCTTTTGATCAGGCCGTTGATATCCTCAAACAGCGAATGCAAGCCGCATCAGAGAGAGGAAACAACCGGGTCAAACTGTTGACCGGTATTACCTCTGATCCCCTTTGTGCCCTGCTTTCAACCACCCTGGAAGCATTTGGTGCAGGCCCTGCCGCCGTGTACGAACCCTTCGCCCACGACGCCCTGAGAAAAGCCCACGAGGCCATATTTTCAAAACCCATGCTGCCCTCTTTTCATATGGAAAAGGCCGATTTCATTCTGGGCTTTGGGGCGGATTTTATCGAGACCTGGCTGTCACCGGTTGAATATATCCGCAAATTCAAATCCATGCACAGCCTGGACAACGGTTCAAAGGGGATGTTTGTCCATGCCGGGCCTTACATGTCCCTGACCGCCGCCAATGCCGACAAGTTCATCCCCATCACTGCGGGCACAGAATATATGGTGGCCCTGGGGCTGATCCGCCAGATTCTGGAAACCCGAACCCCTGATCATCAATCTGATCAACGACTTGCCCATCTACCGGCACCGTTCGTAAAAGAACTTGCAGCGGTTGTCAAAACATACAAGGCCGACATTGTTCAAGAGTACACCGGTTTCCCGGCAGCAGACCAAAAACACCTGGCCGAATCCCTGCTCGCATCCCACAGCCCCCTGGTTCTGGGATCAACAGGCACAACGGCAGACACCTCCTTTGCCCTGGAAATGGCCGTGACCCTTTTGAATCTTCTGCTGGACAAGGATCTTTCCCTGTACGATTTTGAACAGAGGCACGCCCTTGAAAAGGTCATGACGGCAAAACAGACAGCAGATCTTTTTAAGACAGCCGTTACAGACCCCACAGATCTTTTTTTGTTCTATAACACCAATCCCCTGTTTACCTTTCCTGAAAACACGGATTTGACCGAAATCTTCAATCGCAAAGAGATCTTCAAGGTCAGTTTCTCAAATTTCATGGACGAGACCTCCCAGAACGCAGACCTTGTCTTCCCGGTCCAGCTGTCCCTGGAAACCTGGGACAGCTATGAGAGCAACACGGCATGCATTTCAACCCTCCAGCCTGCCATGGGACGACTCACCCAGGCGCCCTGCCTTGGCGATGTTTTCCTTGACCTGTCCGACGGAGAACGGAAATTTGAGGATTACTATCAATACCTTGCCGACTACCTGTATACAAATATGGCAGAAAAGAGCAAAGCAGCTTTTATTGAAACCATTCAAGCCGGCGGGATATTTCATTCCAGCAGCAAATCCGGGGCTGGCAGACCACCCCTTGATCCTGGATCGATCCAGGCACTCAAACGAGCACTTGATTCAATCGAACCTTCTGAAGCACCGGAATTAAAATTTCTGGCTGTTCCGTCAATTCGCCTCTATGACGGCCGGGGGGCCAACAAGTCCTGGCTCAATGAGATCCCCGATCCCGTGACCAGCATCGCCTGGGAAACCATGGTCATGATTCATCCGGCAACCCTTGAAGGACATGGCTTCGCCCACGGGGATATCCTGACCATTGAGTCCGGCGACCACGCCATTACAGCCCCGGTCTATTCCTACCAAGGAGTTGCCCCCGGGGTGATGGTCATGCAGACCGGCCAGGGACACAAAGCCTACGGCCGGTATGCCGCAGGATTTGGCAGCAGCCCCATTGATCTTTTGTCTGGCAGCCTTGAAACCTCTGATTTTCTCGCCTATCTAATCACACCCAGTTCGGTGAAACAGACCGGCAGGGTTGAAGCCCTTCCCCAGACAGACGGCAGCCGGTCCCAGTACAAAAGAAAAATCGCCCTGTCCATGACCGTGGGCAACAGCCATGGCGAATCTGCTGGCCATGGTGCATCCGACGGTCATGGGGAATCCGACGGCCATGGTGGAAAAGCGGGCGGGGGCCTGGATATGAACCAGTTCCCCTTAACCCTGCCAACCAAAGAAGGATACGATAAAAAACGGGATGTTTACGCGGCCCACGACCACGTGGGCTACCGGTGGGGAATGATCGTTGATCTGGACAAATGCGTGGGGTGCGGTTCCTGCGTGGCGGCCTGTTATGCGGAAAACAATATCGGCGTTGTGGGAAAAGAGCAGATCATAAACGGCCGGGAAATGGCCTGGCTGCGAATCGAACGATACCAGGACCAGAACATCGAGGACCGGCTGATTTTCCTTCCCATGATGTGCCAGCACTGCGATGATGCACCCTGCGAGTCCGTATGCCCCGTGTATGCCCCCCACCATTCCAAGGAAGGGCTCAACAACCAGGTTTACAACCGTTGTATCGGCACAAGGTTCTGTGCCCAGAACTGCCCGTACAAGGTGAGAAAATTCAACTGGTTTGACTGGGAACGTCCCAAGCCCCTCAACCTTCAGCTCAACCCCGATGTCACGGTCAGAAGCAAAGGGATCATGGAAAAATGCTCGTTCTGCATACAGAGAATAAAAAAAGCCCACGATCATGCCAAGAACGAAAACCGGGAAATCCGGGACGGGGAGATTCAGCCGGCATGCGTGCAGACCTGTCCTGCGGGGGCACTGACCTTTGGCAATTTCCTGGACAAGAACTCGGCTGTTTCCCGCCTTGCCCGGGATTTGCGGGCCTACCAGGTGCTGGGCTACCTGAATACCAAACCTGCCGTTATTTATTTGAAGAAAGTGGTGCAGGAATTATAA
- the ubiE gene encoding bifunctional demethylmenaquinone methyltransferase/2-methoxy-6-polyprenyl-1,4-benzoquinol methylase UbiE — translation MILDLDKWYNREKRHEQLERHVSETRTATFGFTAYAESDKRHRVNRHFDTIATKYDFMNTLLSGGIHYAWKRRAVETLMIKPQDKILDVCGGTGDIASLSASRTGKKGMSVVYDMNLKMIEQGKQKSIKGVTFVQGDAESISFPDDSFDAVSIGFGIRNVTHLETGFREIFRVLKKGGTMCCLEFSKPDNSVFRFLYDLYSFRIMPLIGGLITGSQEAYTAFPESIRAFPLPEELRLILKDIGFKDIKIRKLTNGIAVIHSARK, via the coding sequence ATGATCTTAGATTTGGATAAATGGTACAACAGAGAAAAACGACACGAACAGTTAGAAAGGCATGTATCCGAAACCCGGACGGCAACATTCGGGTTTACCGCCTATGCCGAATCCGATAAACGCCACCGGGTCAACCGGCATTTCGATACCATTGCGACAAAATATGATTTTATGAATACCCTCCTGAGCGGCGGGATTCATTATGCCTGGAAACGACGGGCCGTTGAAACACTGATGATCAAGCCCCAGGACAAAATTCTGGATGTATGCGGCGGAACAGGTGATATCGCCAGCTTGTCCGCATCCAGAACAGGCAAAAAGGGGATGTCCGTTGTATACGATATGAACCTTAAAATGATCGAACAGGGAAAACAAAAATCCATAAAAGGGGTAACCTTTGTCCAGGGGGATGCGGAAAGCATCTCTTTTCCAGATGATTCATTTGATGCGGTTTCCATTGGGTTTGGCATCCGAAACGTCACCCACCTTGAAACCGGTTTCCGGGAGATCTTCCGTGTGTTGAAAAAAGGCGGCACCATGTGCTGCCTGGAGTTCTCAAAACCTGACAATTCTGTTTTTAGATTTCTCTACGATCTGTATTCCTTCCGAATCATGCCCTTGATAGGCGGACTCATCACCGGTTCACAAGAGGCCTATACCGCATTCCCGGAATCCATAAGAGCCTTTCCCCTGCCTGAGGAGTTACGCCTGATCTTAAAAGATATCGGTTTTAAGGATATCAAAATCAGGAAACTGACCAACGGAATCGCCGTAATTCATTCAGCAAGGAAATAA
- a CDS encoding ABC1 kinase family protein, which produces MKLLKLGLNLRLLRRFFTIMGVLVWFGIKDMASRLVRPFQHLFKPSDKVRQVVETEFPSPGMIRLAMERLGPSFIKLGQLLSTRDDLLPPEYVSEFKKLQDQIPPLPLETIARVLERELDRPLDQIFKTFTPEAIAAASVAQVHEAWLFSGERVAVKVIRPDIAPIIRKDIRLMYYMAEKLEKWLETGRILGAVNLVKEFERTIFNELDMFIEAGNIEKFAGNFKNTPTIHICRVYRKFTTRSVLVMEFIDGFKVDQVAAIKAHGIDPKKIARIGLQSFSRQLMEFGFFHADPHPGNTIVMFDGRVSIIDFGLVSYLDDEMVEHLANLCLGFADRDFDLVVKALQEMGFHGKRGVNIKEFRSDIKDISEPFYGRALTTISVREVYDKVMALVRKHRITIPRKVLLILKTFVQNEAIGKKLGSNTSILKIARPYAEKVFQERISPERLFKDFGNEAKIAAGYLQSMPKSLNKILETASGGDFAIKVRHTAESKLHQTLEKGLNRMIVGIIVAASTIAASLVLNSSLTVMEVNLPVFGLSGIPLTALLGVTGYVISTFLGLWLILSILRSGRL; this is translated from the coding sequence ATGAAACTGCTTAAATTGGGCTTGAATTTAAGGCTCCTCCGGCGATTTTTCACCATCATGGGGGTCCTTGTGTGGTTCGGGATCAAGGACATGGCCTCCCGCCTGGTCAGGCCGTTTCAACATCTCTTCAAACCATCGGATAAAGTCAGGCAGGTGGTTGAAACCGAGTTTCCCTCCCCCGGTATGATCCGTCTTGCCATGGAAAGACTGGGCCCCAGTTTTATCAAGCTCGGGCAGTTGCTCAGCACCCGGGATGATCTTTTACCCCCAGAATATGTCAGTGAGTTTAAAAAACTCCAGGACCAGATCCCCCCCCTGCCCCTGGAGACAATTGCCAGGGTACTGGAACGGGAACTGGATCGCCCCCTGGATCAAATTTTCAAGACATTCACCCCGGAAGCGATTGCAGCAGCCTCTGTGGCCCAGGTTCACGAAGCCTGGCTGTTTTCCGGTGAAAGGGTTGCCGTAAAGGTCATCCGGCCCGACATTGCCCCGATTATCCGCAAAGACATTCGCCTGATGTACTATATGGCCGAAAAACTGGAAAAATGGCTTGAAACCGGTCGAATACTGGGTGCGGTCAATCTGGTCAAAGAATTTGAGCGGACAATCTTTAATGAGCTGGACATGTTCATTGAAGCGGGAAATATCGAAAAATTTGCCGGCAATTTCAAAAACACCCCGACGATTCATATCTGCAGGGTATACCGGAAATTTACGACAAGATCCGTCCTGGTGATGGAATTTATTGACGGGTTCAAGGTGGACCAGGTGGCCGCCATAAAAGCCCACGGCATCGACCCGAAGAAGATTGCCCGGATCGGCCTGCAGTCCTTTTCCCGCCAGCTCATGGAATTTGGTTTCTTCCATGCCGACCCCCATCCCGGCAACACCATAGTCATGTTTGACGGCAGGGTAAGTATTATCGATTTCGGGCTTGTAAGTTATCTCGATGATGAGATGGTGGAGCATCTGGCCAATTTGTGCCTGGGTTTTGCAGACCGCGATTTCGATCTGGTGGTAAAGGCGCTCCAGGAGATGGGATTCCATGGAAAAAGAGGGGTAAACATCAAGGAGTTCCGGTCTGACATCAAGGATATCAGTGAGCCGTTTTATGGACGGGCCCTGACCACCATCTCAGTAAGGGAAGTTTATGACAAGGTGATGGCCCTGGTTCGAAAACACCGGATCACCATCCCCCGGAAAGTCCTTTTGATCTTGAAAACATTTGTTCAGAATGAAGCCATCGGCAAAAAGCTGGGCAGCAACACCAGTATTCTAAAGATTGCCAGACCCTATGCAGAGAAAGTTTTCCAGGAGCGCATTTCGCCTGAACGGCTGTTTAAAGATTTCGGCAATGAAGCAAAAATTGCGGCCGGCTATTTACAGAGTATGCCCAAAAGCCTCAATAAAATCCTTGAGACCGCATCCGGGGGAGATTTTGCCATAAAAGTGAGGCACACGGCGGAAAGCAAGCTTCATCAAACCCTGGAAAAAGGTCTCAACCGCATGATCGTTGGTATCATTGTTGCTGCATCAACCATTGCAGCCTCCCTGGTACTCAACTCCTCCCTGACAGTGATGGAAGTCAATCTGCCTGTTTTTGGGCTCTCCGGGATCCCCCTTACAGCCCTCCTTGGGGTGACGGGATATGTTATTTCGACATTTCTGGGACTCTGGCTGATCCTTTCCATATTGAGATCTGGTCGGCTGTGA
- a CDS encoding universal stress protein, whose product MNRIKKILACIDLSPYSLNTLKYAIEFAKDTGAKVVVFNVINQHEISSIEAYNLHYPSFVAEKIPTKEYIDEMRKVRLEKIEALLNEHFADHRSLIEVKIEIGVPFEAILDAIETEKADLVVMATQGRGNLSRVFFGSVAEKVFRHSPVPVVSVRDNQKRH is encoded by the coding sequence ATGAATAGAATAAAAAAGATATTGGCCTGTATTGACCTGTCACCTTATTCCTTGAACACGCTGAAATATGCGATAGAGTTTGCAAAGGACACGGGGGCTAAAGTCGTTGTATTTAACGTGATCAACCAGCATGAGATAAGCAGTATTGAAGCATACAATCTTCACTATCCCAGTTTTGTTGCCGAAAAAATCCCCACAAAAGAATATATAGACGAGATGCGAAAAGTACGGCTTGAAAAAATCGAAGCGCTGTTAAACGAGCATTTTGCGGATCACCGGTCACTGATAGAAGTCAAAATTGAAATAGGGGTTCCCTTTGAGGCTATTTTAGATGCCATTGAGACGGAAAAGGCGGATCTTGTCGTAATGGCCACCCAGGGCCGGGGAAATCTTTCCAGGGTCTTCTTTGGCAGCGTTGCTGAAAAAGTTTTCCGCCACTCCCCTGTTCCCGTGGTCAGTGTAAGGGACAATCAGAAACGCCATTAA
- the pylSn gene encoding pyrrolysine--tRNA(Pyl) ligase small subunit has translation MTTEERPPKAIKKRFYRKRVPLLNLVNKIKLWPSRTGQLHGIRSVVIAGDTARVITHCNKEFLIKNSQNSRAARWLRNKWFSQVCPKCGVPDWKLQKYSSTMFKRHQGSMLTGDKDA, from the coding sequence ATGACAACGGAAGAAAGGCCACCCAAGGCCATTAAGAAACGGTTCTACAGGAAACGGGTCCCTCTGCTAAATCTTGTTAACAAGATCAAGTTGTGGCCATCTCGAACCGGTCAACTTCATGGTATCCGTTCCGTGGTCATCGCAGGGGACACCGCCCGTGTCATCACCCACTGCAACAAAGAATTTCTGATTAAAAATTCCCAGAACAGCCGGGCGGCCCGCTGGTTGCGGAATAAATGGTTCAGCCAGGTCTGCCCCAAATGCGGAGTGCCTGACTGGAAACTTCAAAAATATTCTTCAACCATGTTTAAACGGCATCAGGGTTCCATGCTGACGGGGGATAAAGATGCATGA